One Candidatus Hydrogenedens sp. genomic region harbors:
- a CDS encoding class I SAM-dependent methyltransferase has translation MNPTTDKEKSNKWITIHHETEKNYWWFILKRELITYFIQSLIRKNDSVLEIGCGGGRLSCELQQLGYKIISTDFEPSAVYYTKESGIIDSFVSNSGEGIPIRDEVIDLIVMTDVLEHIKDHSLTIRECSRVLKKGGYIVITVPAYPCLFSSWDRWNKHFRRYTKKQLKYLAETSHFKIKKLTYWNTPGIPFAILRKIKDLFNPSQNYEGFPPVPTFIEIPLKWFVSVENRWVRKFSLPIGLSLICILEKTE, from the coding sequence GTGAACCCAACCACCGACAAAGAAAAAAGTAATAAATGGATTACTATCCATCATGAAACAGAAAAAAACTACTGGTGGTTTATCTTAAAAAGAGAACTCATCACCTATTTTATACAGTCCCTTATTAGAAAAAATGATTCTGTTTTAGAAATTGGTTGTGGGGGAGGACGATTATCCTGTGAACTTCAACAACTCGGATATAAAATAATCAGTACGGACTTTGAACCTTCTGCCGTTTATTATACAAAGGAATCTGGGATAATAGATTCTTTTGTTAGTAATAGCGGAGAAGGGATACCCATTAGAGATGAAGTTATTGACCTTATCGTTATGACCGATGTTCTGGAACATATCAAGGACCATAGTTTAACAATTCGGGAGTGTTCTCGTGTATTAAAAAAAGGGGGATATATTGTAATTACCGTTCCTGCTTATCCTTGCCTTTTTTCTTCGTGGGACCGATGGAACAAACATTTTCGCCGATATACTAAAAAACAACTTAAATATCTTGCCGAAACTTCTCATTTCAAGATAAAAAAATTGACTTATTGGAATACTCCGGGTATTCCTTTTGCCATACTGCGTAAAATAAAAGACTTGTTTAATCCATCACAAAATTATGAAGGCTTCCCACCTGTTCCTACTTTCATTGAAATACCCTTAAAATGGTTTGTTTCTGTGGAAAATAGATGGGTCCGCAAATTTTCCTTACCTATAGGCTTATCCCTTATTTGTATTCTTGAAAAAACAGAGTAA
- a CDS encoding ankyrin repeat domain-containing protein, with product MLTEKTVKSLFVVMLLISIFFVISFSRAHIHILMAVQNFVYADEKQTNSIPSIVQKWGYASLDELIKAGDIYALLYCSSEKNVISPEEKNKYYLMSAGLGFPYMSDIWISWGSDIFTTDEKGNSALHLASSAQSVYLVEHLINLGLNPNSRNKENYSPFHICAEYGTADVARMLIMKGANPILPLVPDGSVYSSPCLLAGKKKNFGVIRVLRAFDAHYSLSHAISFGDIETIDVYLKEHPEWLVSAPTRYSTPPVIDAVASNQKEVLLYLLQRGASLEASTIEGIKPLGVAILHKNKDMIRLLIDLGINVNGLGTVGKDTYPIEYAIEKSDVDIVKFLLDLGADVNCVNVMCNSESPLHFAVELKKKEIVQLLVERGANLNLRNKDGKSPLFIAVEIGEREIAEYLIQQGADLEITDRSRYTPLFIAVEKKNEEMAKWLVEKGANIQARNKDGKTVLHLASSLGLIPLMELFLMKGMGINETDRFGNTPLYSAIEAKQQKAVEFLVQQGADMNFVNTVGKTPLFVAVEVDSLTMAKYLVEHGAKTDVIDREQRTLIHVGACSENSEMIRWLEGFGLDLFAIDNKGNSALHYACQSGAVDTVIWLVGKKLPMNELNKDGYAPIHLACQRGHIMIVKELIDLGVDYKKLSQTGQSAIHLCAARGHWGPAQILILKGVDPNLPDNSGNTPLHHACMNGQERFVQLILTKRAEICVRNNSGKTPLDEARERLDKTVPIAGATMSQIRLFEGLQGVVRLFYAVICEEYLRRIEQNDIEGLKKLVEYYPDFKEVFYFGKAPIHRAIMKHSLEMVSTLTHCKVDLNVKELGIDGFTPLHRAVQERQINIVDILLKAGADMDARDTKGRTPQELAEALNYPEIAEYIKSYRSKLGEKSEEKQ from the coding sequence ATGTTAACGGAAAAAACTGTGAAATCACTTTTTGTCGTTATGCTTTTGATAAGTATATTTTTTGTGATTTCGTTTTCGAGGGCACATATACACATTTTGATGGCAGTTCAAAATTTTGTATATGCAGATGAAAAACAAACAAATTCTATCCCGTCAATAGTTCAAAAATGGGGATATGCTTCGCTGGACGAATTGATAAAAGCAGGAGATATTTACGCTCTGTTATATTGTTCTTCAGAGAAAAATGTAATTTCTCCGGAAGAAAAAAATAAATATTATTTAATGTCTGCTGGGTTGGGTTTCCCATATATGTCAGATATCTGGATTTCATGGGGTAGTGATATTTTTACTACCGACGAAAAAGGGAATAGCGCACTTCATCTGGCTTCATCTGCACAAAGTGTATATTTAGTAGAACATCTTATTAATCTTGGGTTGAACCCTAATTCACGGAACAAAGAAAATTACTCACCCTTCCATATTTGTGCAGAATACGGAACTGCAGATGTTGCGCGGATGTTAATCATGAAAGGAGCAAATCCTATTTTACCCTTAGTCCCGGATGGAAGTGTTTATAGTAGCCCTTGTTTGTTAGCAGGAAAGAAGAAAAACTTTGGAGTAATTCGTGTATTGAGAGCCTTTGATGCTCATTACTCATTATCACACGCTATTAGTTTTGGAGATATTGAAACCATAGATGTATATTTGAAAGAACATCCTGAATGGCTCGTTTCTGCCCCAACTCGCTATTCGACCCCTCCTGTAATTGATGCAGTAGCCTCGAATCAAAAAGAGGTATTGCTGTATCTACTCCAACGAGGAGCAAGTTTGGAAGCATCAACAATTGAGGGAATCAAACCTTTAGGTGTCGCAATATTACATAAGAATAAAGATATGATACGGCTTTTGATAGATTTAGGAATAAATGTTAATGGTTTAGGCACTGTCGGGAAAGATACTTATCCTATTGAATATGCAATAGAAAAATCGGATGTGGACATAGTTAAGTTCTTACTGGATTTGGGAGCAGATGTAAACTGTGTAAATGTCATGTGTAATTCCGAGTCGCCCTTACATTTTGCTGTTGAACTAAAAAAGAAAGAAATTGTCCAACTTTTGGTAGAAAGGGGAGCCAATCTTAATTTGCGAAATAAAGATGGAAAATCGCCTCTTTTTATAGCTGTGGAAATAGGCGAAAGGGAAATAGCAGAATATTTGATACAACAAGGGGCTGACCTTGAAATCACAGACCGTTCAAGATATACCCCGTTGTTTATTGCGGTTGAAAAGAAAAATGAAGAAATGGCGAAATGGCTTGTTGAAAAAGGAGCCAATATTCAAGCGCGGAACAAAGATGGTAAGACAGTTTTACATCTTGCTTCATCATTGGGATTAATTCCTTTAATGGAATTATTCCTGATGAAAGGAATGGGTATAAATGAAACAGACCGTTTTGGAAATACTCCTTTATATTCAGCAATAGAAGCAAAGCAGCAGAAAGCTGTGGAATTTCTGGTTCAACAGGGAGCTGATATGAATTTTGTAAATACAGTCGGGAAAACGCCTTTGTTCGTTGCTGTGGAAGTGGATAGTCTTACTATGGCGAAATACCTTGTTGAACATGGAGCCAAAACAGATGTGATTGACCGTGAACAACGAACGCTCATTCATGTTGGAGCATGCTCCGAAAATTCAGAAATGATTCGTTGGCTGGAAGGATTTGGACTGGATTTATTCGCAATAGATAATAAAGGTAATTCTGCCCTTCATTATGCTTGTCAAAGTGGTGCTGTGGATACAGTAATATGGCTCGTGGGTAAAAAATTACCTATGAATGAACTGAATAAAGACGGTTATGCCCCCATTCATCTGGCTTGCCAGAGAGGACACATAATGATAGTAAAAGAGCTAATTGATTTAGGAGTTGATTATAAAAAACTTTCCCAAACAGGACAGTCTGCAATTCATCTTTGCGCTGCCAGAGGGCATTGGGGTCCTGCTCAAATCTTAATTTTAAAAGGCGTTGACCCCAATCTACCAGATAATTCTGGTAATACACCTCTTCATCATGCATGTATGAATGGACAAGAGCGTTTTGTGCAACTTATCCTTACGAAACGAGCAGAAATATGTGTCCGTAATAATTCGGGAAAAACTCCTCTGGATGAAGCCCGAGAACGACTGGATAAAACAGTCCCGATTGCAGGGGCAACGATGTCTCAAATTCGTTTATTTGAAGGATTGCAAGGGGTTGTTCGTTTATTCTATGCGGTTATCTGTGAAGAATATTTGCGAAGAATTGAGCAAAATGATATAGAAGGACTTAAAAAACTTGTTGAATATTATCCCGATTTTAAAGAAGTTTTTTATTTCGGCAAAGCACCAATTCATAGAGCCATAATGAAACATTCCCTCGAAATGGTATCCACTCTGACCCATTGTAAAGTTGACCTGAATGTAAAAGAGTTGGGAATTGATGGCTTTACTCCACTTCATCGTGCCGTTCAAGAAAGACAGATTAACATTGTAGATATTCTACTTAAAGCAGGTGCTGATATGGACGCCAGAGATACTAAGGGTAGAACGCCTCAGGAACTTGCAGAAGCCTTAAATTACCCTGAAATTGCAGAATATATTAAGTCGTATCGCTCAAAATTGGGAGAGAAATCTGAAGAAAAACAGTAA
- a CDS encoding glycoside hydrolase family 30 beta sandwich domain-containing protein → MKNILMISSCVLLVLANAFSAERETVQVWMSSEDGKYLLTEQTVQTEKPKKTKDFLIEINPEERYQTVLGMGGSLEHATCSNLMKLAPDKRKEVITKLVDPEKGIGMNLMRLCIGTSDFVEEPYYSYNDCPDGETDPELIRFSIDKDRAYVIPIIKMVQEKNPDMLFFASPWSPPGWMKDTKTMNGGILLKEYYPAYANYLKKFIESYTAEGIPIYAITVQNEPQMNDKDYPTCLWTAEQQRDFIRDFLGPCFEKTGITTKIWCWDHNWNYLDFPRAIFTDVNASKYVEGTGFHLYEGRVDAQSVLHDEFPDKHIYFTEGSTFLSRGAVKIIEIFRNWSRSYNLWVICLDWQRKPNRGPHHASPTMIVLKEDNTIEYRYDYYMYGQFMKFVKRGAYRISSTSGDRYFNNVAFLNPDGSIVLVIANAETQEKKVAVRCKDKYFRLEIPSKTVITCLIK, encoded by the coding sequence ATGAAAAACATTCTAATGATTAGTAGTTGTGTATTACTTGTGTTGGCAAATGCATTTTCTGCCGAAAGAGAAACTGTTCAGGTATGGATGAGCTCTGAAGATGGAAAATATTTATTAACGGAACAGACAGTTCAAACAGAAAAACCTAAAAAGACGAAAGATTTTTTGATTGAGATAAACCCGGAGGAAAGGTATCAAACCGTATTAGGTATGGGAGGCTCATTAGAACATGCTACTTGCTCCAATTTGATGAAATTAGCACCTGATAAAAGAAAAGAAGTTATTACAAAACTGGTTGACCCGGAAAAAGGTATAGGGATGAATCTTATGCGCCTATGTATAGGCACATCAGATTTTGTCGAAGAGCCTTATTATTCCTATAACGATTGCCCCGACGGAGAAACAGACCCGGAACTAATCCGCTTTTCGATTGATAAAGACCGTGCGTATGTAATCCCGATAATAAAAATGGTGCAGGAAAAAAATCCTGATATGCTTTTCTTCGCTTCACCGTGGAGCCCACCAGGATGGATGAAAGATACAAAAACGATGAATGGAGGTATTTTATTAAAAGAATACTATCCTGCTTATGCCAATTATCTTAAAAAATTTATTGAATCTTATACGGCGGAAGGAATTCCTATCTACGCTATTACGGTGCAAAATGAACCACAAATGAATGATAAAGATTATCCGACCTGTCTCTGGACTGCTGAACAGCAAAGGGATTTTATTCGTGATTTCTTAGGTCCTTGTTTTGAAAAGACAGGGATTACAACAAAAATATGGTGTTGGGACCATAATTGGAATTATTTAGATTTCCCTCGTGCTATTTTTACAGATGTTAATGCCTCTAAATATGTAGAGGGAACGGGTTTCCATTTATATGAAGGCAGAGTAGATGCTCAAAGTGTTTTGCATGACGAATTTCCCGATAAACATATTTATTTTACAGAAGGTTCTACATTTTTATCCCGTGGTGCCGTTAAAATCATTGAAATATTCCGAAATTGGTCGCGCTCATATAATTTATGGGTTATATGTTTGGATTGGCAAAGAAAACCCAATCGCGGTCCTCATCATGCCAGCCCCACAATGATTGTATTAAAGGAAGATAATACGATTGAGTACCGATATGATTATTATATGTATGGACAATTTATGAAGTTTGTAAAGCGGGGTGCTTATCGTATTTCTTCTACTTCCGGTGACCGTTATTTTAACAATGTAGCGTTTCTTAATCCAGATGGAAGTATTGTTTTAGTGATAGCCAACGCAGAAACGCAAGAAAAAAAGGTTGCAGTTCGTTGCAAGGATAAATACTTTCGTTTGGAAATTCCATCAAAGACGGTTATTACATGTTTAATAAAATAG
- a CDS encoding sugar phosphate isomerase/epimerase family protein, translating to MVERLTDYSRLAIHTMTFKPLKLSQIVKLFQNEGVPGITVWREHIHDTGLKESKEILKDSGLKIVSLCRGGFFPSSSAQERERACLENMKAIDEAHEIGAPLVVLVCGAEPRLPLQEARQHILDGIQKILPHAKSAQVCLGIEPLHPMYADNRSAINTMEQANNAVSALHSEWVGIVLDVYHIWWEACLQSEIMRAGRKIMAFHVSDWKTPTNHILTDRGLMGEGCINIRQIRAWAEQAGFRGFIEVEIFSERYWKEEPKQYIQQIKDAYLRYV from the coding sequence ATGGTTGAGCGTTTGACAGATTATAGCCGTCTTGCTATTCATACAATGACATTTAAGCCATTAAAACTGTCCCAAATTGTAAAATTATTTCAAAACGAAGGAGTTCCCGGAATAACCGTTTGGCGGGAGCATATTCACGATACGGGATTAAAAGAGAGTAAAGAAATTTTAAAAGATAGCGGATTAAAAATAGTCAGTTTATGCCGCGGAGGTTTTTTCCCGAGTTCCAGTGCTCAAGAACGAGAACGGGCATGTCTGGAGAATATGAAAGCGATAGACGAAGCTCATGAAATAGGTGCCCCATTGGTGGTGTTGGTGTGCGGAGCAGAACCTCGTTTGCCCCTACAAGAAGCCAGACAGCATATTCTGGATGGAATACAAAAAATATTGCCTCATGCAAAATCAGCACAGGTTTGTTTAGGAATAGAACCGCTACATCCTATGTATGCAGATAATCGTTCAGCCATAAATACGATGGAACAAGCAAATAATGCTGTGAGTGCATTACACTCAGAATGGGTCGGTATCGTTCTGGATGTCTATCATATATGGTGGGAAGCCTGTTTACAATCGGAAATTATGCGAGCAGGTCGGAAAATTATGGCATTTCATGTGTCTGATTGGAAAACACCCACTAACCATATATTAACTGACCGTGGATTAATGGGTGAAGGATGTATCAACATTCGGCAAATTCGGGCGTGGGCTGAACAGGCAGGTTTTCGAGGTTTTATTGAGGTGGAAATTTTTTCGGAGCGATATTGGAAAGAAGAGCCAAAACAATATATCCAGCAGATAAAAGATGCTTATTTAAGATATGTTTAA
- the thrS gene encoding threonine--tRNA ligase, which produces MNKEEVEQQEYLYKIRHSLAHVLAHAVLEIRPDAKLAFGPPVENGFYYDFDFNGNPIGESDLPELEKRMRKIIKDKYTFEQKFLKIEDAIKFLEQRGQNYKVEYAKELAEKGEIDPRGLSFYQHGPFTDMCEGPHVNNTGELPKDGFKLDRISGSYWRGDEKNPMLTRIYGFAFPTQEELEDFLHRRQLAMERDHRKLGEELDLFIQDNEVGVGLPLWTPNGTVIREELEKWAKEEEFKAGFLRVSTPCITRADLYYRSGHLPYYAESMYPPMTLDENDQYYLRPMNCPHHHKIYASRIRSYRDLPLRLAEYGNVFRYEKHGSLSGLLRVRAMCMNDAHIYCAPEQVESEFVAVMQMYNNYYQHLRLGNFRVRLSLHDPNSDKFVSDEELWNRSEDMVRQVLNNLGIQYEEEKGEAAFYGPKVDVQVKNLMGREETVSTCQLDFVMAERFDLTFIDRDGQPKRPFIVHRAPLSTHERIISFLIEFYGGAFPTWLSPTQIMLVPVNPALLEYASTIKEELHKQLFRIEIDDSSETFNKKIRNAVVRKIPNIWVLGEREKQDQTITWRRYAVKEQLTVPLTHAIEALKQMREKRIMDNFPDTSLPL; this is translated from the coding sequence ATGAATAAAGAAGAGGTTGAACAACAGGAATATTTATATAAAATACGGCATTCGTTAGCACATGTATTGGCACATGCTGTTTTAGAAATCAGACCGGATGCAAAATTGGCGTTTGGTCCTCCTGTGGAAAATGGTTTTTATTATGATTTTGATTTTAATGGCAATCCTATTGGCGAATCAGATTTGCCTGAACTTGAAAAAAGAATGCGAAAAATTATTAAAGATAAATATACTTTTGAACAAAAGTTTTTGAAAATAGAAGATGCCATTAAATTTCTGGAACAAAGGGGTCAAAACTATAAAGTAGAATATGCAAAAGAATTAGCGGAAAAAGGGGAAATAGACCCTCGCGGACTTTCTTTTTATCAACATGGGCCCTTTACCGATATGTGTGAAGGACCTCATGTCAATAACACAGGAGAACTTCCGAAAGATGGTTTTAAATTAGACCGTATCTCGGGTAGTTATTGGCGTGGAGATGAGAAAAATCCTATGTTAACCCGTATTTATGGGTTTGCATTTCCTACCCAAGAAGAATTAGAGGATTTTCTTCATCGCCGTCAGTTGGCTATGGAACGGGACCATCGGAAATTAGGCGAAGAATTGGATTTATTCATTCAGGATAACGAAGTAGGAGTTGGACTTCCTTTATGGACACCTAATGGAACCGTTATTCGTGAAGAGTTGGAAAAGTGGGCAAAAGAAGAGGAATTTAAAGCAGGTTTTTTAAGGGTTTCTACTCCCTGTATAACACGAGCAGATTTGTATTACCGTTCTGGTCACCTTCCTTATTATGCAGAAAGCATGTATCCACCTATGACATTAGACGAAAACGACCAATATTATCTTCGTCCCATGAATTGTCCTCATCATCATAAAATTTATGCTTCCCGAATACGCAGTTATCGTGATTTGCCCCTTCGATTAGCGGAATACGGAAATGTATTTCGATATGAAAAACATGGGTCTCTTTCTGGTCTGCTTCGTGTGCGAGCCATGTGTATGAACGATGCTCATATTTATTGTGCCCCTGAACAGGTGGAAAGCGAATTTGTGGCTGTAATGCAAATGTATAATAATTACTATCAACACCTTAGATTGGGCAATTTCCGTGTCCGATTGTCTCTGCATGACCCTAATAGTGATAAATTTGTTTCGGATGAAGAATTGTGGAACCGTAGTGAGGATATGGTTCGTCAGGTATTAAACAATTTGGGAATACAATATGAAGAAGAAAAAGGGGAAGCGGCTTTCTATGGTCCTAAGGTAGATGTTCAGGTAAAAAATCTTATGGGTCGAGAAGAAACAGTATCTACATGTCAACTTGACTTTGTAATGGCGGAACGATTTGATTTAACTTTTATAGACCGAGATGGACAGCCCAAACGCCCCTTTATTGTTCATAGAGCCCCCCTTAGCACTCATGAACGCATTATTTCATTCCTGATTGAATTCTATGGAGGTGCTTTCCCGACATGGCTATCCCCAACCCAGATTATGTTAGTTCCAGTAAACCCGGCTTTGTTGGAATATGCTTCCACAATTAAAGAAGAATTACACAAGCAATTATTCCGTATTGAGATTGATGATAGTTCTGAGACATTTAATAAGAAAATACGCAATGCGGTTGTGCGTAAAATTCCGAATATCTGGGTATTAGGAGAACGCGAAAAGCAAGACCAAACGATTACATGGAGAAGATACGCTGTAAAAGAGCAACTTACTGTTCCGTTAACGCATGCCATAGAGGCACTTAAACAAATGCGTGAAAAACGGATTATGGATAATTTCCCCGATACTTCACTGCCTTTATAA
- the rlmD gene encoding 23S rRNA (uracil(1939)-C(5))-methyltransferase RlmD has translation MTEQAITNICPHFGICGGCEYQNVDYENQLKKKEENISELLKGFISSPILIQPSPEIWHYRNKIDPVFSPEYFEKPPPKDIKRDTVLGFKRYKRWYDTFPLEDCLIGPSELPNLIYAITQWRKENHYEAYDRRTGNGILHALLLRQGKRTGERMIGILSRDIDLNWNSLIDWLCQYFPYKSLYVGLYTRTAEVSQADKWHLIDGEPHIHEKIILHSEGNKQEHTFQISPSSFFQANTLSAENMFSQVYNWTKEISPSYVYDLYGGMGTFSILLSRLVQEIHSVDCIPSSLEDGKKNLQLNNIKNVRFELNTVRKFLSEKIKFLDKALTQDTLVIVDPPREGLTENVIKKLIQWGPSHLFYVSCNPNALTKELPFLLEHYTCIRSKAYDFFPHTPHIETLLWLIKK, from the coding sequence ATGACAGAACAAGCAATTACAAACATCTGCCCTCACTTTGGAATATGTGGTGGATGTGAATATCAAAATGTTGATTATGAAAATCAATTAAAAAAGAAAGAAGAGAATATTTCAGAACTCCTGAAAGGATTTATTTCATCTCCCATTCTTATTCAACCTTCACCTGAAATCTGGCATTATCGTAATAAAATAGACCCTGTATTTTCACCGGAATATTTTGAAAAACCACCCCCAAAAGATATAAAGAGAGATACCGTATTGGGCTTTAAAAGGTATAAACGATGGTATGATACTTTTCCATTAGAGGATTGCCTTATTGGACCTTCCGAATTGCCAAATCTCATATACGCTATTACGCAATGGAGAAAAGAAAATCATTATGAGGCTTATGACCGACGAACAGGGAACGGTATTTTACATGCTCTTTTATTGCGTCAGGGAAAAAGAACCGGGGAAAGAATGATTGGTATTTTGAGCCGAGATATAGATTTAAACTGGAATTCTTTGATTGATTGGCTCTGCCAATATTTCCCTTATAAAAGTTTATATGTAGGGCTTTATACGCGAACTGCGGAGGTTTCGCAAGCAGATAAATGGCATTTAATAGACGGTGAACCTCACATTCACGAAAAAATTATTTTACATTCGGAAGGGAATAAGCAGGAACATACCTTCCAGATTTCTCCTTCCAGTTTTTTCCAGGCAAATACACTTTCCGCAGAAAATATGTTTTCTCAGGTATATAATTGGACAAAAGAGATTTCTCCTTCTTATGTATATGACCTCTACGGAGGAATGGGAACCTTTTCAATTCTTTTATCCCGACTTGTTCAGGAAATTCATTCGGTGGATTGTATTCCATCTTCCCTTGAAGATGGAAAAAAGAATTTACAATTAAACAACATTAAAAATGTGCGTTTTGAACTTAATACTGTCCGCAAATTCCTCTCAGAAAAAATAAAGTTTTTAGACAAAGCTCTTACACAGGATACCCTTGTTATTGTTGACCCTCCTCGTGAAGGATTAACCGAAAATGTTATAAAAAAACTTATCCAGTGGGGACCTTCTCATCTCTTTTATGTGTCCTGTAATCCCAATGCACTTACTAAAGAATTACCTTTTTTGTTAGAACACTATACCTGCATTCGTAGTAAAGCCTACGATTTTTTTCCCCACACGCCACATATCGAGACGCTACTCTGGCTAATAAAAAAATAA
- a CDS encoding nitroreductase family protein: MKSSKEIIYNYHKQTKHRPYRYARSLGYLDWDNEPNPFRKFQGAEPIHLPILPVKFSPPFHEALFQSEHIIPQSIHIETISHFLLHSLGISAWKEYRDSRWAVRCNPSSGNLHPTEAYLIFPLQLLNNNHSLLLHYDPSEHKLEKRAIMTQNNWEKQGLTSFAEYPCFFVALTSIIWREAWKYGERAFRYCLLDTGHAIACLTFSALSLGWNIHYIGISLQNLSISLGLNRPEYTHVEKEFPQILLMVSPNNIKQEKQLSFAIKNPILFDEWFGIPEKISPQTTDWDIIEEVSSAIIESSEEFYSSFIKAPTLSEYKDKYLPHISTFTPSPPSFDLFKQRRSAHALDINAMLKQKDFFQILKGINYISHQLLRKIIPLAPRTSLLFFVHHVEHLTPGIYLYPLCQGHFEKLIPSYFKEVSKVENEDNLPLFLCQEGDMRRIAGHLCCGQEIAHDGVLCTCIFTDLEEELKNYNGFPYAPLHWEAGFWGQWLYLESEIFNLRGTGIGCFFDDEIIRIMEGNQREKVLVNPLYFFTMGKPICDERIKTYPPYPKT; encoded by the coding sequence ATGAAATCAAGTAAGGAAATTATATACAATTACCACAAGCAAACGAAACATAGACCCTACCGTTATGCTCGTTCGTTAGGTTATTTAGATTGGGATAATGAACCCAACCCTTTTCGAAAATTTCAAGGGGCAGAACCAATTCATCTTCCCATTTTACCTGTAAAATTCTCTCCACCCTTTCATGAAGCCTTATTTCAATCCGAACATATTATTCCACAGTCTATTCATATAGAAACTATATCTCATTTTTTACTGCACTCTTTAGGAATATCCGCATGGAAAGAATATCGTGATTCTCGTTGGGCAGTTCGATGTAATCCTTCAAGTGGAAATCTACATCCCACAGAGGCATACCTTATTTTTCCCCTTCAATTACTTAATAACAACCACTCTCTTCTTCTACATTATGACCCGTCAGAACATAAGTTAGAGAAGAGAGCCATAATGACCCAAAATAACTGGGAAAAACAAGGGCTAACATCTTTTGCGGAGTATCCTTGTTTTTTTGTTGCTCTTACTTCAATTATCTGGCGTGAAGCATGGAAATATGGGGAACGAGCCTTTCGGTATTGTCTATTAGACACAGGCCATGCCATTGCATGCCTTACTTTCTCTGCTCTATCCCTTGGATGGAATATCCATTATATAGGAATAAGCCTGCAAAACCTGTCTATCTCCCTTGGATTAAATCGCCCTGAGTATACCCATGTAGAAAAAGAATTTCCTCAAATCCTTCTCATGGTTTCACCTAACAATATAAAACAGGAAAAGCAACTATCATTTGCAATAAAAAATCCTATTCTTTTTGATGAATGGTTTGGAATTCCTGAAAAGATAAGTCCTCAAACAACAGATTGGGATATTATCGAAGAAGTCTCTTCCGCCATAATAGAAAGTTCCGAAGAATTTTATTCATCCTTCATAAAAGCCCCTACTTTGTCTGAATATAAAGATAAATACTTGCCGCATATATCTACTTTTACTCCTTCTCCTCCAAGTTTTGATTTGTTCAAACAAAGAAGGAGTGCTCATGCTTTGGATATAAATGCTATGTTAAAACAAAAGGACTTCTTCCAGATATTAAAGGGGATAAACTATATCTCTCATCAATTACTGAGAAAAATTATTCCTCTGGCTCCACGAACTTCTTTATTATTTTTTGTTCACCATGTAGAACATCTTACACCGGGAATTTACCTATATCCGCTATGCCAAGGACATTTTGAAAAATTAATTCCTTCATACTTTAAAGAAGTAAGTAAGGTAGAAAATGAGGATAATTTACCGCTTTTCTTATGTCAGGAAGGGGATATGCGTCGGATAGCAGGGCACCTCTGTTGCGGACAGGAAATAGCCCATGATGGGGTATTGTGCACATGTATATTTACAGATTTAGAGGAGGAACTAAAAAATTACAATGGGTTTCCCTATGCTCCACTTCATTGGGAAGCAGGTTTCTGGGGACAATGGCTTTATCTTGAATCTGAAATTTTTAATTTAAGAGGAACAGGTATTGGTTGTTTTTTTGATGATGAAATTATTAGAATAATGGAAGGGAACCAAAGAGAGAAGGTTTTAGTAAATCCATTGTATTTTTTTACTATGGGGAAACCTATTTGTGATGAAAGAATTAAAACATATCCTCCTTATCCAAAAACATAA